Below is a genomic region from Myxococcaceae bacterium JPH2.
CGAATGCGACATCGGCTGCAACGTCCACGCGAAGAACACGCTGGACCTCAACTACCTCGCCGTCGCCGAGCAGCGCGGCGCCGAGGTGACGACGCAGGCCGAGGTCACCCGCATCGAGCCGCTGTCCCCGGGCTATCGCGTCACGTACACGGACCACGCCGCGGGCGGCGTCTCGCGCACCGTGGACGCGCGCCGCGTCTTCCTCTGCGCGGGCGCGGTCAACACCACCGAGCTGCTGCTGCGCTGCCGCGATGCCTGGGGCACGCTGCCTCGGCTGAGCGAGCGGCTCGGCTGCCGCTACTCGGCCAACGGAGACTTCCTCGCGTTCGCCTTCGACACGCGCGAGATGTGGGACCCCGCCCAGGGCCCCACCATCACCACCAGCCTCGTGGTGGACCAGGGCCAGGACGCGGACAGGACGTGGTTCCTCTTCCAGGAGGGCGGCCACCCGTCGCAGATCGCCGGTCTGCTGCACCTCATGGCGCCGGGACATGACGGGCCGGTGCCCTCGGACGCGCTCCAGGCCGAGTTGGTGAAGGCGCTGCGGCTGCGCTCCCGCGACCTGGCCTCCATCGATGCGCAAGCCGGTCGCTTCCAGGCTGTGTTCCTCGCCATGGGGCGAGACAAGGGCAACGGCAAGCTGTCCCTCTCCTCCCTCACGCGCGAGCTGGAGGTGAAGTGGGACGTGCCCGGCAACCTGCCCCTGTATCGAACGCAGGAGCAGCTCTGCGAGGACGTGGCGCGCGCCTTGGGCGGACGCGCGGCCTACAACCCGCTCTGGTCGCGGCTGCACATCCCCGTGTCCGTGCACAACCTGGGCGGCTGCGCCATGGCCGAGGAGCCCGCGTACGGCGTCCTCACGCCCGAGGGTGAAGTGCATGGCCATCCCGGCCTGTACGTGCTCGATGGCGCGGCGCTGCCCGCCAGCACGGGCGTCAACCCGTCCTCCACCATCGCCGCCGTGGCCGAGCGCAACGTCGAGCGCGCCATCCGCTCGGCGCTCGGCCAACCGAACTGGACCGCGCCCGAGCGTGCCCCCGCGCCGCTCACCTCGGCCCTGCGCGTGACGCCGCCGCGCGTGGTGCCCCGCATCGACCCCATGGCATCCGTGGTGATTCCCAAGGGCGGCACCCCGCCCTCTCCCACCCCCGTGGTGGGCCTGCGCTTCACCGAGCGGATGCGGGGCTTCGTCTCCGCGGGACACCTCCCCGTGGACGACTACGCGGGCGCGGAGCGCGCGGGGCAACGCGCGCATACCGTGGCCGACTTCACCGTCACCATCAGCGCGCTCAACCTGGACCGCTTCCTCGCGGAGCCCACCCACGCGGCGCTCGCGCAGGGCACCGTGCATGTGCACGGCCTCACCCCGCCCGAGGGCGCGACGGTGGAGCACGGCCTCTTCAACCTCTTCGTGGACGCGACCGGGTTCTACGAGCGGCGCATGCTGTACCTGCTGCCCTTCACCGGGACGGATGGCCAGCCGTATCTGCTGGACGGCTTCAAGGACGTGAAGGACCACGGCGCCTTCGACGTGTGGGGCGCCACCGCCACGCTCCACACCGTCATCCGCCGAGGCCACACGCGCGGCGGACCCGTGGTGTCCAGTGGCATCATCCGCCTGCACCTGCCGGACTTCATGCGGCAGGTCACCACCTTCGAGGTGCTCGGCACCTCCTCCCCCGTGGCCCAAGCGGATGCGCTGCGGCGCTTCGGGGCCATGTTCATGGGCTCGTTGTGGGACGTCTTCGTGCGTCCCCGAATGGAATAGGAGACGCGCGACGTGGTGATGGCAACGCGGTACGACGTGGTGGTGGTGGGCTCTGGCTTCGGCGGATCCATCAGCGCCCTGCGCCTGGCGCAGGCCGGCAAGTCGGTGGCGGTGCTGGAGCGCGGGCGGCGCTATCCCCCCGGCCAGTTCCCCCGAGACGTCACGCAGCCGGACTCGCTCCTGTGGCGTCACGCATCGCGCCCGAGCGCCCAGGGCCTCTACGACGTGCGCTTCCTGTCTGGCATGGGCACCGTGACGGCCAGTGGCGTGGGCGGCGGCTCGCTCATCTACGCCAACATCCACGTGCGCCCGGATGCCGTCGTGTTCCAGGACCCGCGCTGGCCGCGCACGTGGACCCGCGACGCGCTGGAGCCCTACTTCGACAAGGTCGCGCGCGAGCTGCGCCTGTCGCCTGTTCCCGAGTCCATCCATCTGCCCAAGCGCGAGGCGTTCAAGCGCGCCGCGAACCAGATGGGCCGCCCCACGTTCGACCCGCCCGAGGCCGTGTCCTGGACGGAGCCCTCGGCCCCCGGCCGCAAGCCCTGTCAGCTCTGCGCCGAATGCGAGTTCGGCTGTCAGCACGGCGCGAAGAACACGATGGACCTCACCTACCTGGCGCGCGCCGAGGCGCTGGGCACCACCGTCCTGCCTCGCACGCAGGTGTCCCACGTCGAGCCCGTCACGGGCGGCTACCGCGTGCACGCCACCGACCTGGCCACGGGCGAGCCTCGCGTCGTGGAGGGCACCCGCGTGGTGCTGTCCGCCGGCACGCTGGGCACGGTGGAGATACTGCTGCGCAGCCGCGACCGGGCGCGCACCCTGCCCCGCGTCAGCGCGCGGCTGGGCCATGGGTATTCAGGCAACGGAGACTTCCTCGGCTCGCTCCAGAACGCGCGGGAGGACCTGCAGCCATGGGTGGGGCCCGACGTGGCCACGGTGATGAAGTTCTTCGACGCCGAGCCGCGCTTCACGATGGTGACGGCCACCTTCAACAAGCCCGTCACCGAGGTGCTCGCGGGCATGGGCCAGCCGAGGCTCGGGCCCTTCCAGGGCATCGGCGCGCCGCTGTGGACCTGCCTGGGTCCCTTGCTGCACAAGGCCCTGGGCAAGGGACTCTTGAGCAAGCCCCTGGGCTCCGTGGCGAACGCGTCCGGCGCGTGCAACCTGTTCGCCATCGGCCAGGACAACGCCAATGGGCGCATGGGACTCAAGGGCGACCGGCTGGACGTGGAGTGGGACTTCGCTCGGGAGAACGCCGCGCTCGTCGCACGCATCTCCGAGGCGATGAGTGAGCTGGCCTCGCAGTACGGCGCCACGTATGCGCCGCTCGTCACGTGGCAGCTCTTCCGGCGCCCCATCACCGTGCACTCGCTGGGTGGAGCGCACCTGGCCGAGTCCCCCGAGCAGGGCGTGGTGAACACCGAGGGCGAGGTGTTCCATCACCCTGGCCTCTACGTGGCGGATGGCTCGGTCATCCCCACGGCCATCGGCTTCCATCCGGTGATGACCATCAGCGCGGCGGCGGAGCGGATCGCCGAGGCCGTGGCGCGCAGCTTCTGACCTCTCTCGACGTGGAGCAGACCATGGTTTCCCTCCCCTCTCCCGAGCGCCACGACTTCTTCGCGGAAGATGGCGCGCCCCTCCAGCTCACGCGCTACCGGGGCGGCGCGAAGGGCCCGGTGATGCTGGTGCACGGCGCGGGCGTGTGGAGCGGCATGTTCATGCTGCCCACCCTCGAAGAGAACTTCGTGCAGCACCTGGTGCGCCATGGCTACGACACGTGGCTCTTGGACTGGCGCGCGAGCACGGAGATGCCGCTCACGCAGTTCTCGCTCGACGAGGCCGCCGCGAACGACATGCCCGCCGCGGTGAAGAAGATGCGCCAGGTGACGGGCGCGCCGTCGGTGCAGGCGGTGGTGCACTGCGCGGGCTCGGTGACGTTCTTCATGGCGCTGGCCTCGGGCCTGTTGCCGGACGTGCGCGCGGTGGTGGCCTCGCAGGTGGCGCTGCACCATGACGTGCCCCCGGTGACGCAGCTCAAGTCCCTGATGCGCGTGCCCGAGCTCTTGGACATCGGGCTCGATTCACTGTCGCCCACCGAGGATGCGCAGCACCCCTTGTTCCAGGCCGCGTTCGGCGCGCTGGCGAACGCGATGCATCTCGAGTGCGACAGCACCGTGTGCCATCGCCTCACGTTCATGTACGGGCACCTGTACCAGCACGCGCGCCTCAACCGCGAGACGCACGCGCGGCTGGACGAGCAGTTCGGCCGCTGCAACCTCCAGACGTTCCGCCACCTGGCGCAGATGGCGCGCGTGGGTCACTCGGTGGGTTATGACCATGGGCGCGCGGAGAACCTGCGCCGACATGGGCAGCCCGTGCCGCTCAGCTACGTGCGCACCGAGCACCTGCGCCTGCCCATCACCTTCGTGTCCGGGGAGCACAACCGGACGTACCTGCCCACGTCCACGGAGCGCACCTACGCGTGGCTGCGCGCGGCGCACGGCGAGGGCCTCTATCAGCGCCACGTCCTGGAGGGCTACGGCCACCTGGACACGTTCATGGGCGCCACCGCGTCACAAGACACCTACCCCGTGCTGCGCGAGGCGCTCGAAGCCACCGCCTGAGTCACGGTGGCGTCGCAGGTCAGCACTGGGAGAACCGACCATCCCAGGGAATATCGATTATCCGTGATGGGTCATCGTGCGCGGCTCGGACTCGGCAACCGAGGATGTTCGCCCAAGAGGAGACACTCGATGACCATCACCATTACCGCGTTTGACCGCTCCCCCGATGGGGGCAAGGGACTGGCGCGCGATACGCGCGTTCGCTGGGCGCTCGAGGAAGTGGGGCAGCCCTACCAGGTTCGCCCTGTTTCGTTTCGCGCGATGAAGGAGCCAGCCCACCTGGCGATTCACCCCTTTGGCCAGATTCCGACGTACGAAGAGGGCAGTCTGGCCCTGTTCGAGTCAGGGTCGATCGTGCTCCATATCGCGGAGCGGCATGCGGGCCTGCTGCCGGACGATGCCCATCAACGGGCGCGGGCGATCTCCTGGATGTTCGCCGCGGTCAACACGATGGAACCGCCGATCCTCGACTTCGCCAACATGAGGATCCATGAGCGGGAGAAGCCCTGGTACGAGGCACGCCTGCCGTTGGCCGAGGAGCGAGTCCGCGGCCGGCTGAATCAGCTTTCCGCCCGCCTGGGCGATGCCGACTGGCTCGAGGGTGCATTCAGCGCAGGAGACCTGATGATGGTCGCGGTCCTGCTCCGCTTGAGAGCCTCGGGCATGCTGGATGACTATCCGAACCTGTCCGCCTATCTCGCCCGGGGAGAGGCACGGCCCGCCTACCAGAGGGCGTTCGCCGCGCAGCTGGCATTCAATCGGTGATGGCGCGACACCTCAGCGCTCGTCAAACAATCCCAGTGCGAGCGCCTTCACCACCGCTTGCACCTTGTGGGTCGCGTTCAGCTTGAGGCGAGTGTTGTTGATGTGAAAATTCACGGTGCGCTCCGAGATGCACTGGAGGGTGCGGATGTCGCCGGAGGTCTTGCCCTCGTACGCCCAGCGAAGCACCTCGCGCTCGCGCGCGGTCAGCACGGCGGCAGCGTCGGGGGCAAGCCGAGGAGAGAGGAACGTCAGCATCAGCGCGTGCAGGTGGGATGCTCTGCTCCGAAGAGCTGTCGAAGCAGCGCTTCCTGGACAGCCAGATCGAGTTCGCGGCGATGGCTCATTTCTTCAATCGCCCCATGGCGCGGAGGATCGCCAACATCCCGGATGCGAAGCCGCGCGTCGCCCTGGTCGAGAATCTCTGGGAAGAGCACGGCAAGGGCATCATGGAGAAGGTCCACGGACAGACCCTCCTCACCCTCATGGATCGCCTCGGTGGGGACTCCTCGAAGATCGACCTGCAAGGACCTACGCCCACCGCCAGAATCTTCAACGAGGCGCTCCGCAGCGTCTCCTCGTTCGAGGACTGTCGCTTCGCGGCCTCCGTGTTCGCGGACATCTCCGAGCCGGTCTGCAAGGCCATCGTCACTCAAGGATGGCTCAAGGCAGATCAGATCACCCACGACAGCCAGCTCAAGGAGATGGACATCCAACACGCGGATGACTTCCTGCAAACGGTCAACACGGACTGGAACACCCCATCCCTCCAGCCGCTGATTCGGGATGGGTTGCGATTCGGTTGCCAGCTGTTCGCGAACGCCGATTGGGGCTTCTACAGCAGCATGATCCGCTGAGAGCGCTCACCGCCTCGCGCGACACCTAGCCCAGGCTGCGCGAGGCGCTCGCCACGACCGATTGGGTCACCGTGAAGCGGTGGTGGCCAAGCACGCCGGCCTTCATCTCCACCACGTCCCCGGGACGCAGCATGCGCGGGTTCTCCGCGTGGGCTCGCAGCGCGGCGGACAGACGAGCGAGGG
It encodes:
- a CDS encoding iron-containing redox enzyme family protein encodes the protein MLCSEELSKQRFLDSQIEFAAMAHFFNRPMARRIANIPDAKPRVALVENLWEEHGKGIMEKVHGQTLLTLMDRLGGDSSKIDLQGPTPTARIFNEALRSVSSFEDCRFAASVFADISEPVCKAIVTQGWLKADQITHDSQLKEMDIQHADDFLQTVNTDWNTPSLQPLIRDGLRFGCQLFANADWGFYSSMIR
- a CDS encoding helix-turn-helix domain-containing protein, producing the protein MLTFLSPRLAPDAAAVLTAREREVLRWAYEGKTSGDIRTLQCISERTVNFHINNTRLKLNATHKVQAVVKALALGLFDER
- a CDS encoding alpha/beta hydrolase is translated as MVSLPSPERHDFFAEDGAPLQLTRYRGGAKGPVMLVHGAGVWSGMFMLPTLEENFVQHLVRHGYDTWLLDWRASTEMPLTQFSLDEAAANDMPAAVKKMRQVTGAPSVQAVVHCAGSVTFFMALASGLLPDVRAVVASQVALHHDVPPVTQLKSLMRVPELLDIGLDSLSPTEDAQHPLFQAAFGALANAMHLECDSTVCHRLTFMYGHLYQHARLNRETHARLDEQFGRCNLQTFRHLAQMARVGHSVGYDHGRAENLRRHGQPVPLSYVRTEHLRLPITFVSGEHNRTYLPTSTERTYAWLRAAHGEGLYQRHVLEGYGHLDTFMGATASQDTYPVLREALEATA
- a CDS encoding glutathione S-transferase family protein; this translates as MTITITAFDRSPDGGKGLARDTRVRWALEEVGQPYQVRPVSFRAMKEPAHLAIHPFGQIPTYEEGSLALFESGSIVLHIAERHAGLLPDDAHQRARAISWMFAAVNTMEPPILDFANMRIHEREKPWYEARLPLAEERVRGRLNQLSARLGDADWLEGAFSAGDLMMVAVLLRLRASGMLDDYPNLSAYLARGEARPAYQRAFAAQLAFNR
- a CDS encoding GMC family oxidoreductase, which gives rise to MGLAYDGLVIGTGFGGAVAACRLAQAGLSVRVLERGRRYPKNAFPRDWSNPLNGWLWQHEQGLFDVKLLPGMSMVQAAGYGGGSLIYANVHLRPPAEAFASDWPEGYGRAELDPYYDLVAYMLDLQPITARAGELPTKTRRMREVARALGREAQFFHPDLAVNFTPARETVLNKFNVPQEGCNLCGECDIGCNVHAKNTLDLNYLAVAEQRGAEVTTQAEVTRIEPLSPGYRVTYTDHAAGGVSRTVDARRVFLCAGAVNTTELLLRCRDAWGTLPRLSERLGCRYSANGDFLAFAFDTREMWDPAQGPTITTSLVVDQGQDADRTWFLFQEGGHPSQIAGLLHLMAPGHDGPVPSDALQAELVKALRLRSRDLASIDAQAGRFQAVFLAMGRDKGNGKLSLSSLTRELEVKWDVPGNLPLYRTQEQLCEDVARALGGRAAYNPLWSRLHIPVSVHNLGGCAMAEEPAYGVLTPEGEVHGHPGLYVLDGAALPASTGVNPSSTIAAVAERNVERAIRSALGQPNWTAPERAPAPLTSALRVTPPRVVPRIDPMASVVIPKGGTPPSPTPVVGLRFTERMRGFVSAGHLPVDDYAGAERAGQRAHTVADFTVTISALNLDRFLAEPTHAALAQGTVHVHGLTPPEGATVEHGLFNLFVDATGFYERRMLYLLPFTGTDGQPYLLDGFKDVKDHGAFDVWGATATLHTVIRRGHTRGGPVVSSGIIRLHLPDFMRQVTTFEVLGTSSPVAQADALRRFGAMFMGSLWDVFVRPRME
- a CDS encoding GMC family oxidoreductase, whose product is MATRYDVVVVGSGFGGSISALRLAQAGKSVAVLERGRRYPPGQFPRDVTQPDSLLWRHASRPSAQGLYDVRFLSGMGTVTASGVGGGSLIYANIHVRPDAVVFQDPRWPRTWTRDALEPYFDKVARELRLSPVPESIHLPKREAFKRAANQMGRPTFDPPEAVSWTEPSAPGRKPCQLCAECEFGCQHGAKNTMDLTYLARAEALGTTVLPRTQVSHVEPVTGGYRVHATDLATGEPRVVEGTRVVLSAGTLGTVEILLRSRDRARTLPRVSARLGHGYSGNGDFLGSLQNAREDLQPWVGPDVATVMKFFDAEPRFTMVTATFNKPVTEVLAGMGQPRLGPFQGIGAPLWTCLGPLLHKALGKGLLSKPLGSVANASGACNLFAIGQDNANGRMGLKGDRLDVEWDFARENAALVARISEAMSELASQYGATYAPLVTWQLFRRPITVHSLGGAHLAESPEQGVVNTEGEVFHHPGLYVADGSVIPTAIGFHPVMTISAAAERIAEAVARSF